tctgaGACATTCAATTGCCTATAATAGACCTGGGAGCATCCAAGCACGGGGAGAAAATTTGTTCAGCATAATAAAGGGCTTTACGAATTCTTCGATGcttcaaaacttttataagCAAGCTTCTCCTGAAATTACTATCCATCAGGACAAAGACGATGGGgctattttctttgattatcTCTCATGGTTTATGGTATGCTTTGAATATTGTTACACTTAGGTTATTTTACAAGTATGAACTTAATGATTGCTGTTACTAGCGATGAATTTTAGGTCTTTTATTCTAGTGGGCTAGCTCTGGTACTTCACAAAATTCCAATAGCTGTCTTCCTAATACTGCCATTCCTTTTGAACTTACGGAATTTTAGCATAACTTCATGCTTGGCAACATTTTCTGATTTGACTAAAGGTAAAATAATTTCTGCTCACGTTTTTTATTATAGAACTTCTTCAACTGCTCCTTTACTTTGCTTTTCTATTATACGTCAATTTTAATggttgatttttcattttgcataaaatttaaagtttatggtGAAAGCATGCGAAAATTGTGCTCATTGAATCACCCCCGTATATTTTTTGATCTTCAGGTTTTTTGTCTCATGCCTTGGGGGTTTTTCTTGCAATTGTTTCTCCAGTTATGTTTTCCATCCTAAGATTGCTGTTCACCAACTATTCCATGAACTGGTGAGTATTTTCTCTGTTTACTTGTCCGTTAGCTTCTATCTATCTCTTATATTAATACACAGATGTGGATGCAGATATATTATGGTTTGTGTTTATAAGTAGTATAATAAATTTCACTACTGTTGCTATGGTATCAATGGTATCAAAGGAGAACAAATAACTCTCGGAGGACCTTTCTGGTGGCCATAGTCTGATTTGATGCCACTGAAGCAATTTTTATATGCTCATTGACGTTTTTAACCTGAATGCAGGTTTTCACATCCATACTTGGCTTATTTGATGTTCGTCCCGTGCTCACTAGTCGGTCTATTGATTCCTAGAACTTTTTGGAGTTGCTTCCCTCTCTCCCAAGATATTTCGGTTTTTCAGGCCTCAAGAGAGGTGAAATTCTACTTTTAACAGGTTTACCTGTTAATCACATCTTATGCTTAAGAACTCTGGTTGttggtttttttctctttctggTTGCTGGATATAATTGACTATCAATGAGCTCATCCacattcttcttccttcattaGACCTTATAATCGTTTCAACCGAATGGTAAATATCAGGCTAAAATTTGTTGAGATATTGTAGTAATACTTTCCACTAAATTATTTGCTTAAAAAATTGTGTTTAAAATGCTGGGTATTTCCTGCATCAGTGAGAGTTTAGTTTATATCAGAATCAGCAAagcaaatattcttttattttttttaatatttaagtttatCAATTGAGTAATCAGTAAATGTTTGAGTAATCAGTAAATGTGAAGTGTACAGCTAGTGCAACAATATGAAACAAGAGTCAACTGGTTTTGCGTCTGTATCCTTGATATATCTCACTAGTCATTTAGTCCATGGGCTTACGGAAGTTGGATCTATACGATGGATATGCTACTAGGATTTCCTTCAATGCAGAAAATCTattcatttcattcttttcttcgGACACTGCTCTAAATTTCTTGATTCCGTCTTGATGTGATTACATTGCGGATTCATTAGGAAGGGGAGCTTTCTCAAAAATGTATTGTTATAGAGGGTAATATATTAGATGTACATGCacttatgcatgcatgcttaTATGGTGGCCCCTTGTTCCATGCATGAATAGACATGCAAGTTTTGTTAAGTTCATTCTAAAAATATCACTAGTCCATCATCTTCTTTATGTTGGTTGGCTTATGAATTCTATGAAATTTGACAATTTGGTGCACCTATTTTGTCTTTACTTTTTTTGGTTGAACTGAAAAGATCTGTACTATATGTGCAATCTTTGAATGCTCATTTTGGTTTCTTACTTgacaatttttaaagaaaatttttaaagctGAGGGGCAGGTAATGTATGTGTAACATCAATCATACTAACATCACATACCCCATGTGACTTGTCAATGCCTAATTTGACATTTCAATCTCACAGGTGTTGTCTGATGAAGCAAGGTTTTGGGGCGCATTTGGATTCTTTTCCAGTTTGACAATGGTATGTTGAATGCTATGGTCTATAGGGTAATTATTTCACCATAATGAACGGTTGTATAATGGAAGAATtagtattaatattattgttattgtagtcaatattttttagtatcaAAGTTTTGATTGCTCAAAGCAGTTTCCTAAATGCAGGCGTATCTTTTAGCAGGGCTTAGTGGTGGCTTCTTGACCTTCTTTGCCTGCATTTCTATGCTTGCTGCCTGGTTGTCATTTTCCTTGGCAGCTACACATTATGGCCGCAGGTCTCTCAGGTTGTAATTTGCACATTGCGGCTCTAAATTATGACTTTTTGATGCTAATGATATGATTTCTGAGAAAAAGGTTTCTACCTGATGTTTTTGGAATAATTTGACTATAACCTTCCTCTATGATCATTTTCCTGTCAGATGGAAGTAATTTTAATggcgtgaaaatgatatttctGGAAAATGATATTTCTGAGAACAGTTTTTTATCTGTTAggtcaatattatttttcgtgtTACCAATGGTTCCATACCTTGCATACTCTGTTTATTTTGGAGGCTTCCTTGCCCAATTTTTAATTGAGAAGACAGGCATGATGGGTTCTATTCCTCCTCCATATGGTTAGTATCCTGAACTGGAATATTTTTCCATCCATATCTAGTTCAGCTTCTCCTTTCCATTTCTGTTACTTGGCTGACCGAAATAGTTTTGATGCACGAAGGCATGTGTGATTTCTAAGTATGATGCCCAATCAACAGTTTTCATATCTTATTAACTGAGAGATGCCCACCACTTTTTCACGTGTTACCTGGGAGGAGAAACCTTGTAAAATGATCAAGAAATGAGAACGCTATTTTTAATTCCACCTCTCCTATAAGTTATTAACAGCTTTTTTGAAATTCCAATTTCTGTAATTAGAGTCTTCAGATTGTTATTTTCTCAATATTGATGTACTTTCACAAAATTTTTGCAACCAACAGCATTGAACTTTGTTCGTTGTTATCAGCAATTTCtagttatgttttttttaatactttttgtATCTTTTGGGTATGTGTGTTTGGGTTGGGATGGTCAGGAACTCCAACTGAAGAgttttttgtagtttttttaCTGTGTATATTGACGTCTTATCTTGTAagcttattttttattagctGGAACTTTTCTACTATGCATTGTATGCTAAAGATGCATTCTCTAAATTTGTCCGGTTATCCTAATTATCACTGGAAATTTTTATAGTGACCAAACTATTCTTGCAGGGTATTTCATTCCAGATATTGTAGTGGCAGTTACTATTGGAGTTCTAACTAGTGTGTGCATTGGCCCTCTAATTCCAGTTTGTGGACACTGGCTAGCAAGGTCATCCATCTTGCAATTCTTGTTGCAGATTATTGTAATTGGGTTGGCTGTTTCCTCGCAGTTCTTTCCATATAGTATGGCTGCTCCAAAGAGGGTAGTTCTTCAGCAGACATACATTACTTCAGGTATTAAGACTAAAGATTGATGACAAAATCTGATGAATACATGGTGCACGCAAACGttcttttagaattttgatgaGGTGCAGTGACCGGTATTGCAGACTATGAATCCTAAGAATGAATCAGAGTAGCACCCATACTCCTTTGTATAGGAAAATTTTCCCCCATGATAtaatgccttttctttccttaacTCTGACTTAACAACAGTATGTGCATGTGTTAAAGTTTTTGGAAGTTGGAAACTAAGCCTGCTCTCATTGCAGTATTTAAGATCCTTCGTCCTCTGTACTTTCTACTTGATCTATTTTACTTGAATGTTGTAGATGTTAAGTGAACAGGTTCAAGAAGTTTATATACTTCAGTGGTAACATTtctgttcaaaattttaacaaaacaTCTAACTTCTAAATATCAGCAATCTACAACTCTCACCCTTAGAGTAGGATGTGTTTTTCCTTCCTCTTCTCAAATGTTATATTGACAAAGAAATTGTTGCTTCTAGCTTCTCTGAATCGGCACTATATTTTTTCACAGGTCCGAATCATCTTGAGAACTCCAGTTATGAACTCTCTGTGGTGGATTCTAattctctaatttttcttttgaaacatGCTCCTGATGTGGCAAACGAATTGCAGACAGATTTAGATCTGTCTTTTGAAACTGCAAATTTGTCTCGCCAAGAGAACTGGCTGGTATGTTGCTGTACAATAGAaatgaatactatcttcaGTTTTTCAggaatttttctttcacatgtctgaaattatattgaaattagATTGATTCAAACCCTCTGAATAGCAGTTCACAAAGCACCCAAATGGGGGTCAAATGCACTGATGCTTGGGGGTATCATTTTTTCCATCTATTTACTggtaattaaattgatttttgtttacatttttttggGTGAAACTTAATTTATGAGTTTGGCTACATCTCACTGTTTAGCGATATGGTAAAATGGAATTAATTTATAGAAGTTTCAAATTAGCTCATGGAGGGAAGATACGAATAACAATTTCTTGAACCTTGTTATAGAGTTTCGGTTGTACTAAGGAGGCTCATTTCAGTCAATAAGGTAAAGTTTCAATAGAAGAGCTGCTTTAGGGTAAATAATAAGATGCACCTAAGAAGCACAAACACTTTAGGCACGAAGACTTTCGGTTGGCTAGCGTCTCCGTGTTTATCACATGTTGGACACTTTGACACTTGTTGGTTATGTATTGGAAACTTATTAGCACAATAGATGTGTTAGACATAGTTCTATCAAATCAGTATATGTCCAAAATTTGTTAAGACACATTAAACACTTGACTTTAGATAAAGTTAGAGAGTGAAATACATCAAACTTCtttttgaattatataaaCGCATAAACTTTTTGACTTTGGATTTCCTTCCTGtataaagttatatatacTTCTAAAGATCTATTTTCTAATGGATGTGTCCTTGTCATGTCCGTGTTCTggattcttaaaaaataacgTGTTACCGTGTCAGTATCTTATTGTATCCGTGTCTTGTATTTGTATATGTGCTTCTTAGAGACTCACCTAGCTACTTCATGTCGGGAAAGATTTTTAACTAACCTTTTGATCTCTTTTACATTAGAAGTATTAGaatataagtaaataaataaaaatattataggCAAGAACTACTTTGCCACAAAAAAATGTCTCCTCTCCGAAAATATTTAAGACAACCTTATATaggacaaccttttcttccaAGTTCGACCATAATCTCTAAAAGCCAACTTGCTAATATCAATTGGGCACCCGATGTTCTAATTTAGACCCTTTAGTGATTAATTGCTACTCTAATGTGGAATTTGACCACTAAAAaccttttctttgattaaatGTTTATTGATTTCAACATGTCTAATACCCTCGtcttaaattgaattttggactattatgttttcttcttcatcttcttctgtAGGAATGGCAATATGCCTTGTTAGgtccattttttcatttttaaactCTGTAATTCACAATATTTNtttttttttttttttttttttttttttttttttttttttttttttttttttttcactttaagCAATTGAGATTACATCTCATGAAGATGTGATACCCAATCTCTATCGTGTAAATTGTTCATACCGACCCAGAAATAAAGTTAGTCCATCTGGAGATTTCTTCAATTGTTCTAgtatataacataacattgGAATTGCTTTCTATTGCTATTCAAGTAGAATCTTGCGGCTGGTCTCATTCAATGCATAAGTTATGTTTGGTCTAATatgggaaagaaaatttgacttttttgcTGACTTCTCAGGAAGTTCATCTCTTGTCCTGAATTGCATATTGAAGTTCATTTCAATTAGGGTAGTAACTGGTTTACTCTTTtcatatcctttttttttatatatctttTCTTTCAACGTTGAAGATCATTGTTGCTACTGCTCTTCCGTTTCTACCCAACTTGAAAACTTTTCTGTAACTCTTTTGGTTTGTAGCCTCTTTCCTTATCAAtgaattttggtttttatttcTGACGAGACTGACTGAGCCTGTGAAATACAAAGGGGTTCACCGGTAAAGTGGCTATAGTATCTACTAGTTCACACATACAGAGATGAGAATGACTGAGCCTCTGAAATACAAGGGAGTACACTAACAAATTGGGATAGAGTATTTACTAGTTCACGCACACGTGTGCTTGGTTATTCAGACCTTTTTTGTGAAATATGGAACATTTTAATCATCTtatttgtcatttattttaattttttatgaatatgaTCTCTAGACTGTTGTTACTAATGATTCTGTACTTCAGCAAGGCATCctttgaaaatggaaggatTTAAGGCTCGTTTTGAGACATCTTCTAGTTTTCTTTGTATTCTAACCTATTTTGAAGGACATTTTTTGAAACCCTAGCCAACTTTTGAATATTAAAGCAAGTACTTTATTAAAAtccatcttttatttttgaaatttttcttAGGTttctaatgtattttaaagactaaattacaaatttaacctctgaaattttaatagtatCTAATAGGTCCGTGCACCCTATAAAGTGTCTAATAGATcttcaaactttatattttggGTCTAATAGGACCTTTAAAACAGATTCGAAGAAATTCTAAGAAATAGAATCGTTATCAGGACTGGGCTTAGGATCAGTGAGTGGTATGAAAATTTGGAGCTGTTTTCCTTGCGCAGGCACTTTTTCCAGTTTCCTTCATGTTCTCCAGAAGTTTGAAGTTTCCTGCCAAGGAATCAACATCAAAGAAAGATATACATTTCCCTTATTTGATTTCCAGTAAACCACAAACAATTTCAGACCATGGATCTCGAAGGGTCTACTTGGAACTTTCTCTAGGGTATGAAACTCAATTCTTCTGTTACCTCAGGCTGGAAGAAGCCAGGTCCTGTTTATAATTGGGAACTGTATTCGTATATAAGatagcaaaaataaaatctgtCCGTAGTACCTTCTAGGTGGATTAAGCGTGTTAGATCTTTTGATATTAAGCTTGGTTTTGTTTCTAATGCCTGATCCTTCTTCTAGTTCCTTGGAGGAGGTTTGGGTCACGGTTCTCAATGTCACTGGGCCTTTATCAAATTGGTCATTTGCAGACAATAAGCTTCCAGGTAAGTTTAGGGACCTCGACTTGTGTCTTATGTTCGTTATCTTTTTGATGTGAATTGTTGTCGTTATAAAACTGGAACAGCGCCCGAGATACTCGCTGGTGGACCGCCCTCTTACATATGCAGACTTAGTGGAGCCAGCCATGAAAACTGGAGATTCTGGCTAGAGGTACAAACCACAAGCTCATATTATAGTAgtcaatttcattctttcttcattttgctCTTAACCTTTATATTAGTAACTAAAGATTTTTGCCAGCAAATGAATTAACCACGCTTGTTCTAATTGAGAATGCGAGATcctacctcggttggagaggggaacgaagcactctttataagggtgtgaaaacttttctttAACAAACGCgatttaaaaccttgaggggaagcccttgaagggaaagtccaaagaggactctatatttgctagcggtgggcttgagttgttacaaatgatatcagagctagacaccggacggtgtggCAACGAGGACATTTGGTTCCtcagggaggtggattgtgagatctcacattggttggagaagaaaacaaaacacttcttataaaagtgtggaaacctcttcctaataatcgcgttttaaaaccttgacgGGAAACCCTTAAAGAGAGAGtccaaatagaacaatatctgctaactgTAGGTTTGGGTCGTTAATAGAGAAACTCCCACTATAAGCAAGTTCAtcaatatttcataattagcCACCTTCTTCCTGCACGATCTTGCTTACATTGTGAAGATGCAACATGCTATCAACCGACGATTATGCACGATACCGAGCCATCAAGTGAAAGTTGCTTTAAGATGTAGGTGCAATTGACCTGTTTATGAGACTCATGCTCACCTCTTTGTAACATGCAGGCTGAAAGTGAGGAAAAATTGAGAATCGACGTGGCTGTATTGGATCAACAGTTGACAAATGAAGTAAAGAGGTTAAAAAGTCTTTTCCCAGACTGGGTTGATGTCATTGCTTATTCCAGCTTCATGTCTACTTATACCTTCTGATTCAGTCGAGTTACTTGCCTCCACAAGATTATAGCTGATCCGGTTCGGGTTCGGGTTCGGGTTCTACTTGTTGGATGCTCCTTTCTACATAGGAGCAGTTCTTTCACCCCTCCATCCAACCAGGCCCATAGGTTTTAATGTTTAAGATCTTGGTTAGTTTATTTGTACGATTGCTGTGATCTTGgttacttcatttaaacttttgatcTTTTAGTCAAAATTACATACTTTATGTCTTTCGTCCCCGcaaattatattcttaaaaattgacattattaatataattttttaaaatttaaaggtattattgGATCAATGAAGAACTAAAGTTTCTTAAACGACCAACCTGTTAACTTTCATAAATGACCAAGGttcgattttattttaaatttttaattcttttaaaatggtAGTAATTTTCacacttattattattattattgttaatagaatttattatatgataatgCTTATGAAATggactataattaaataattttatagcaaaattatttatgaaaagaattttcattaatttttaatatataatatatatatagtaaaaatattcacaaaatcattaatttcaaaataaagctATTTGATGTACAaattaatcattaaatttttgttgtcaCATTTCACAAACTCCAACAAAAATCTTAGTTTTAATGTCTTTTGTATCAATTTCATGTTGTATGcattataattttctataaccATATTtgaaactataatttattaaattattaaaattacattatatatatatatatatattaagtttattgtttattatctaataaaagtgaaattttatggttaaatatataatttattaaatggaTTTTGttcacttttttattattattattatataaaagcatttattttcttgttaaataaaataacaattataaTTACTTTTGAGAAATATTCAAAATGGGCCAAGCCCAAATGAGCCCAACCCAGAAATAGGGTTGCTCTTCAGCCCGCTTTCACTCTTTTAGGGCTTTGTAGGGATTGTTCCTCTCTCCTTATAAACCTAATTCAAGCATTTCTCCTCTCTGTTCACGGCGGAATCCAACTTTTCTTCAGAACCCCAAGTTGCAGCCGTCGCCATGGTTTGTCTTCtatcttcttgatttctcCTAACATACGGTGTCATCTTGAGTTTTTCGTTAGCTATTAATCTTCAATTTCGGTTTTTGTTCGTTGTTTCAGGTTAAGTATTCGAGGGAACCAGACAATCCCACCAAGTGTAATGTTCTTTCTCCGCTTTTTTTCTTATGGATCTTGTTCGATTCATGTTCAATACtctgatttgatttgtttattgtCTACCGGTTtgtatttttatcttttcgCCTTGAACCGACACCCTGTTGTTTCTCTTTTCAGCCTGCAAGGCCCGTGGCTCGGACCTCAGAGTCCACTTTAAGGTAGGGTTTATTTCACTTTGTTGATCTGCATTCTTTCGGTATAACAATCGTGTAGAAGTACTATGAACTAGAAATTGAATGGTGTGTTTTTTTCATGGGCTTGACTCCCATTTTGATACCTCGCATAtgattttctgttttgtttaaCGTGCTTCGATCTCTTACTGAGTGTTCTTCAACAGTTTTATGTATGTAATTGATTGATTTAAGTGATATATTAGGGCGTTTGATAGTGATGTCATCTTAAAATGTTCGTTTTGAAAAACAATCGCAGTTGCCGTCTAGGagcttttgaattttcaaggcATGAGAGCGAATGctaaaagaagaatcaatatcgtattttttttgtttctttcgtcAACAGTAACTTTTCTCTGTACTTCTTTGTAACCTGATGATAAAAGCAGGGCTCTGTTGCCTCCTGTGAACAGGGCTCTCGTAAACTTCAGGGAAATTATATGCCTTGTTATTGGGTGAACCTCTGTAACTAATAGTGTCTGAAGGTTCAGTAAATGGTGCTACATAATTGAGCTTGTACTTTGACTTGCATATTTCGTTACTATATGTTGTTGCATAGACTCACCACaacttgtttgttttttcattttatagaACACAAGGGAAACTGCACATGCTATCAGAAAGTTGCCATTGGTCAAGGCCAAGAGGTATCTTGAGGATGTACTTGCGCACAAGCAGGCCATTCCATTCCGTCGCTTCTGTGGTGGTGTTGGAAGAACCGCTCAGGCGAAGAATAGGCATTCCAATGGCCAAGGTCGCTGGCCTGTCAAATCTGCCAAGTTTATTCTAGATTTGCTTAAGAATGCTGAGAGCAATGCTGAAGTATGTGTTTCCACTTTTTGTCTCTCCCTGAACTGGTGTTATagtctttttccttctcttgcTAATAATTGTTTCTGCCTTCCAGGTTAAGGGTCTTGATGTTGATTTGCTCCACGTATCTCACGTCCAGGTGAACCAAGCTCAGAAGCAAAGGCGTCGCACCTACCGTGCTCATGGAAGAATCAATCGTATGTTATTGCTACAGTCTACTTAATACTTCTATGGAAGTTCATGCTTCAACATATTGCCTTACCCTTCTATTTccattccatttttctttttggttggCAGCTTACATGTCTTCTCCTTGCCATATTGAGCTGATTTTGTCTGAAAAAGAAGAGCCTGTTAAGAAGGAGGTAATCAAACAAATTTCCTAACTACTTTTCTGctgtaaataatttattgggTTAGACGTAATTCTTAttgtttgtatttcatttaCAGCCCGAGACTCAGCTGGCGACTGGCAAACCTAAGAAAGGTCAAGCAATCCGTAGTGGCGCTTCCTCTTGATTGGCATAAGTATAAACTCTGTTGTGGGTTTTGCTAtgccatttcttttttgaagtgAGTTTTAATTATTGGTCATTATATAGATCTAAGGATTATTATTTAGATGTTTTGTGTGACATGGTTTATGTGGAACCTTTTCtagcttcaattttcttcacgCTGCAATCACATTCTGGTACTTGCTTTTATTTCTGGATGAGATCTCTTGACGCCTTAATTTCCTTCTGCTAAACTAACACGAAAGAAGCCTTCACCCCGATCTGGTCCTCTGAAACATTAAAATTGGTCTCTAGGCTTTGTTTGGAATGATTTTTGAAGTGCATAAAATCAGTTTT
The nucleotide sequence above comes from Cucurbita pepo subsp. pepo cultivar mu-cu-16 chromosome LG11, ASM280686v2, whole genome shotgun sequence. Encoded proteins:
- the LOC111805329 gene encoding endoplasmic reticulum metallopeptidase 1-like isoform X1 encodes the protein MAFGLNSDDATAFKLLICLAVMYGLMSMLAHSIVHMKFVKPLAIDAPLDRFSEARAVEHVRILSQEIDGRQEGRPGLREAARYINGQLEMMKERASDEFRIEIEETVVDGSFSMMFLGHSISLGYRNHTNILMRISSVDSRETDPSVLINGHFDSPLGSPGAGDCGTCVASMLEVARLIVDSGWVPPRPVIFLFNGAEELFLLGSHGFMEKHRWHDTIGAFVNVEASGTGGLDLVCQSGPGSWPSRVYAQSAVYPMAHSVAQDVFPVIPGDTDYRIFSQDYGNIPGLDIIFLFGGYFYHTSYDTVERLLPGSIQARGENLFSIIKGFTNSSMLQNFYKQASPEITIHQDKDDGAIFFDYLSWFMVFYSSGLALVLHKIPIAVFLILPFLLNLRNFSITSCLATFSDLTKGFLSHALGVFLAIVSPVMFSILRLLFTNYSMNWFSHPYLAYLMFVPCSLVGLLIPRTFWSCFPLSQDISVFQASREVLSDEARFWGAFGFFSSLTMAYLLAGLSGGFLTFFACISMLAAWLSFSLAATHYGRRSLRSILFFVLPMVPYLAYSVYFGGFLAQFLIEKTGMMGSIPPPYGYFIPDIVVAVTIGVLTSVCIGPLIPVCGHWLARSSILQFLLQIIVIGLAVSSQFFPYSMAAPKRVVLQQTYITSGPNHLENSSYELSVVDSNSLIFLLKHAPDVANELQTDLDLSFETANLSRQENWLALFPVSFMFSRSLKFPAKESTSKKDIHFPYLISSKPQTISDHGSRRVYLELSLGSLEEVWVTVLNVTGPLSNWSFADNKLPAPEILAGGPPSYICRLSGASHENWRFWLEAESEEKLRIDVAVLDQQLTNEVKRLKSLFPDWVDVIAYSSFMSTYTF
- the LOC111805329 gene encoding endoplasmic reticulum metallopeptidase 1-like isoform X2 codes for the protein MAFGLNSDDATAFKLLICLAVMYGLMSMLAHSIVHMKFVKPLAIDAPLDRFSEARAVEHVRILSQEIDGRQEGRPGLREAARYINGQLEMMKERASDEFRIEIEETVVDGSFSMMFLGHSISLGYRNHTNILMRISSVDSRETDPSVLINGHFDSPLGSPGAGDCGTCVASMLEVARLIVDSGWVPPRPVIFLFNGAEELFLLGSHGFMEKHRWHDTIGAFVNVEASGTGGLDLVCQSGPGSWPSRVYAQSAVYPMAHSVAQDVFPVIPGDTDYRIFSQDYGNIPGLDIIFLFGGYFYHTSYDTVERLLPGSIQARGENLFSIIKGFTNSSMLQNFYKQASPEITIHQDKDDGAIFFDYLSWFMVFYSSGLALVLHKIPIAVFLILPFLLNLRNFSITSCLATFSDLTKGFLSHALGVFLAIVSPVMFSILRLLFTNYSMNWFSHPYLAYLMFVPCSLVGLLIPRTFWSCFPLSQDISVFQASREVLSDEARFWGAFGFFSSLTMAYLLAGLSGGFLTFFACISMLAAWLSFSLAATHYGRRSLRSILFFVLPMVPYLAYSVYFGGFLAQFLIEKTGMMGSIPPPYVCGHWLARSSILQFLLQIIVIGLAVSSQFFPYSMAAPKRVVLQQTYITSGPNHLENSSYELSVVDSNSLIFLLKHAPDVANELQTDLDLSFETANLSRQENWLALFPVSFMFSRSLKFPAKESTSKKDIHFPYLISSKPQTISDHGSRRVYLELSLGSLEEVWVTVLNVTGPLSNWSFADNKLPAPEILAGGPPSYICRLSGASHENWRFWLEAESEEKLRIDVAVLDQQLTNEVKRLKSLFPDWVDVIAYSSFMSTYTF
- the LOC111805329 gene encoding endoplasmic reticulum metallopeptidase 1-like isoform X4, which produces MAFGLNSDDATAFKLLICLAVMYGLMSMLAHSIVHMKFVKPLAIDAPLDRFSEARAVEHVRILSQEIDGRQEGRPGLREAARYINGQLEMMKERASDEFRIEIEETVVDGSFSMMFLGHSISLGYRNHTNILMRISSVDSRETDPSVLINGHFDSPLGSPGAGDCGTCVASMLEVARLIVDSGWVPPRPVIFLFNGAEELFLLGSHGFMEKHRWHDTIGAFVNVEASGTGGLDLVCQSGPGSWPSRVYAQSAVYPMAHSVAQDVFPVIPGDTDYRIFSQDYGNIPGLDIIFLFGGYFYHTSYDTVERLLPGSIQARGENLFSIIKGFTNSSMLQNFYKQASPEITIHQDKDDGAIFFDYLSWFMVFYSSGLALVLHKIPIAVFLILPFLLNLRNFSITSCLATFSDLTKGFLSHALGVFLAIVSPVMFSILRLLFTNYSMNWFSHPYLAYLMFVPCSLVGLLIPRTFWSCFPLSQDISVFQASREVLSDEARFWGAFGFFSSLTMAYLLAGLSGGFLTFFACISMLAAWLSFSLAATHYGRRSLRSILFFVLPMVPYLAYSVYFGGFLAQFLIEKTGMMGSIPPPYGYFIPDIVVAVTIGVLTSVCIGPLIPVCGHWLARSSILQFLLQIIVIGLAVSSQFFPYSMAAPKRVVLQQTYITSGPNHLENSSYELSVVDSNSLIFLLKHAPDVANELQTDLDLSFETANLSRQENWLFTKHPNGGQMH
- the LOC111805329 gene encoding endoplasmic reticulum metallopeptidase 1-like isoform X3; protein product: MMKERASDEFRIEIEETVVDGSFSMMFLGHSISLGYRNHTNILMRISSVDSRETDPSVLINGHFDSPLGSPGAGDCGTCVASMLEVARLIVDSGWVPPRPVIFLFNGAEELFLLGSHGFMEKHRWHDTIGAFVNVEASGTGGLDLVCQSGPGSWPSRVYAQSAVYPMAHSVAQDVFPVIPGDTDYRIFSQDYGNIPGLDIIFLFGGYFYHTSYDTVERLLPGSIQARGENLFSIIKGFTNSSMLQNFYKQASPEITIHQDKDDGAIFFDYLSWFMVFYSSGLALVLHKIPIAVFLILPFLLNLRNFSITSCLATFSDLTKGFLSHALGVFLAIVSPVMFSILRLLFTNYSMNWFSHPYLAYLMFVPCSLVGLLIPRTFWSCFPLSQDISVFQASREVLSDEARFWGAFGFFSSLTMAYLLAGLSGGFLTFFACISMLAAWLSFSLAATHYGRRSLRSILFFVLPMVPYLAYSVYFGGFLAQFLIEKTGMMGSIPPPYGYFIPDIVVAVTIGVLTSVCIGPLIPVCGHWLARSSILQFLLQIIVIGLAVSSQFFPYSMAAPKRVVLQQTYITSGPNHLENSSYELSVVDSNSLIFLLKHAPDVANELQTDLDLSFETANLSRQENWLALFPVSFMFSRSLKFPAKESTSKKDIHFPYLISSKPQTISDHGSRRVYLELSLGSLEEVWVTVLNVTGPLSNWSFADNKLPAPEILAGGPPSYICRLSGASHENWRFWLEAESEEKLRIDVAVLDQQLTNEVKRLKSLFPDWVDVIAYSSFMSTYTF
- the LOC111804700 gene encoding 60S ribosomal protein L17-2-like gives rise to the protein MVKYSREPDNPTKSCKARGSDLRVHFKNTRETAHAIRKLPLVKAKRYLEDVLAHKQAIPFRRFCGGVGRTAQAKNRHSNGQGRWPVKSAKFILDLLKNAESNAEVKGLDVDLLHVSHVQVNQAQKQRRRTYRAHGRINPYMSSPCHIELILSEKEEPVKKEPETQLATGKPKKGQAIRSGASS